In Rhineura floridana isolate rRhiFlo1 chromosome 22, rRhiFlo1.hap2, whole genome shotgun sequence, a single genomic region encodes these proteins:
- the PEA15 gene encoding astrocytic phosphoprotein PEA-15, with the protein MAEYSSLLKELAENITNEDLDQLKSACKEDIPSEKNEEITTTKDWFSFLEKHKKLDKDNLSYIEHIFEISRRPDLLTMVVEYRTQVLKISEEDEVDTKLTRIPSAKKYKDIIRQPSEEEIIKLAPPPKKA; encoded by the exons ATGGCAGAATACAGCAGTCTGCTGAAAGAGCTGGCTGAGAACATCACCAACGAAGACCTGGACCAGCTGAAGtcagcctgcaaggaggacatcCCCAGCGAGAAGAACGAGGAAATCACCACTACCAAGGACTGGTTCAGCTTCCTTGAAAAGCACAAGAAACTAGACAAAG ACAACCTCTCCTACATCGAGCACATCTTTGAGATCTCGCGCCGCCCTGACTTGCTCACCATGGTGGTTGAGTACCGCACCCAAGTGCTGAAGATCTCTGAGGAGGATGAAGTGGACACAAAGCTGACCCGGATCCCCAGTGCCAAGAAATACAAAG ACATAATCCGGCAGCCCTCTGAAGAAGAGATCATCAAATTGGCTCCACCACCCAAAAAAGCTTAA